In Mytilus edulis chromosome 3, xbMytEdul2.2, whole genome shotgun sequence, the genomic window caaagcaatttaaaacaacaatcataatttctaattattcaactggaatttgaattaaaattgggcgcgaacatgtagagtgcgaacggaccttgggtgcgaacctgcgctttcgggtcgatccggcccaacgtcgatccggcccatatgtaaagtcgatccggccccaataaaaaaaaaaaatttctaaggaataaaaataaatatatattaattgtaattcataaatgtttattatttttattataatgttaaaggtgtacggtaataaaagtaaaaaaggcctttgaaaaatatttttcattagatgagtataaaacaactaggttgattatgtctttattacaagttttcaagattattgggtataattatattaaaacagtgaattcagacatcaacattaatcagcagtaattagcattttctttcaattgactgtgatcctaacaagtctttcatcttgtgtaacatataataacaaatagttacatacatgaacggtacaagccgatccccaagctgatacatataaatttgtttttctttttaagttcttaaaatttctaaaattgagaaatgttgtTGCATCATCGATCGGACacttttttcaaattccatttatactgtTAAAGTTTGTGACAAAATCtagttaattcatattttattatgggccggatcgacttggggacggatcgacgtgggccggatcgacttgggccggattgactttgggccggattgacttggggccggatcggtttggggccggaacgactGGATACCCGAACCTGCGAGGTGcaaacgtgtagggtgcgaaagtgtattgggcgtgAACGGACCTGATACCTGTTACCCTTTGAAAGAAGAATCATGCTCTCCAGTTACAGGTATAAGGCATTACTATCCTCATTCATGAACATTAAGCCTAATTTACTTGAAAACAAGGGAAAGAGGGTGGTTCAAAATTGTgtcaatattgattttttttcctatttaatAAACTGTGTATTGTCACCAATGACAATGGCACGAGTATTCAACATTAGCATAGTAGCAGATGGTAGCAGTCCAAATGTTTTCGGCttgaaaaagaaagataaaatataacaaatacagtGTTACAGCATATAAAACTTTCTTAGTCTAAAGAGTCTTGCTATTTAAAATCCTTACATTTTGACGTTCCAGATTTTGAAACGGGAAGATCGGAAATGATGTTAATTTTTTACGAAGTCGGAAAAACTAAGGAAATCCggtttataaacatgatatagcTTTACACTTTAATGATGAAAAAAGACACTTGAAAAACCAATTACCATATTCCGGCAACCTCATTACATtatcaattattatttaaatagaaataatcTATAAATTACCATAAATTTAGCCTTTCAAGTAGAAGTTTAAACAATCGAAGTAAATTGCAGAGTTGGTCCGGATTTGATTCTCAAATTCTATAAAATGGCGGGAGAAGGAGAAACTGTGGAAATCATAACAGAAACAATATCACAAAAAGATGAGACAGACATAAGTCATTTAAAGAACAgtgatgaaaataaaacaacaaacttAGAAAATGAATCTATATCAGAAAAAGAAGAATCAGATACTATTCCTGCAATCGAGAATGGCACTCATGAAGAAACTGAAACACATGAAGATCAAGAAGAAACATTAGAACAAAGCTCTAGCACACAAGATCAAACTGAACCTTCAGGGACTAGTGAATCTAAGTCACCTAATTCAAATGAACGTTTAATGAGACTGCCGTTATCCCGCATTAAGGTGATAATGAAAACCGATCCTGATGTTACTTTGGCGAGCCAGGAAGCAGTTGTCGCACTTTGTAAAGCAACAGAACTTTTCATCGGAGCAATTTCTAAAGACGCAGTTGTAACCACATTAAACAGTAAAcgaaaaacattacaaagaaaAGACCTTGATGTAGTGCTCGATTCAAGAGATGGCTATGCCTTTTTAGAAGGAACATTAGATTGACAAGTTATTGTACATATAGAGAAATTATAGGAGAATTATATGAACTGACAAGTTGACAACGCAGTTTAATTCCATGAATCTGTGAAGGACAGTACAAAGACGATTTGCGTGATTAATGAATGGGCATTTAGCAAACAGCTATGAGTATCAATTCAATATTCATTAAAGCTAAAATTTGTACATCTTCTGAACATGCTCATGATGCTGAAAAGtccaaaataaaaatgtgtgtgcATGTGTTACTAATTGAAATTTAAGTTTATACATTTGTAACAAGGTTCATGTGctgtaatataaataatatctatactttaactgtatttttttttaatatatgtactGCAACTGTGGTTTTGGTGGTAGGTGCTTGTCTCAAGAGTGAGTTTAATTCCCAAACAAAGACTTGTAAAAAATGGTACATTTCCTGCTTCTTTGCTTTATAGCATCATGAGCATACAGTAGTTAAAAATGATGTTAAGAACAAGTATGAAatagggtatgattgccaataactgttcaccagagaccaaatgacaaagtaaatacatgtaacaacTAAACAagttacaactataggtcactgtatggtgccctcaacaattagcaaaactgATACTGTATAGTCAACTAttgtaaaacaatgaaaataacagATTGATTAATGTTCAAAACAttgaaaagatttattttttatataatacagCAACAAGTTAACCAATGAATTACAAGCTCcctacagaatgtggcagggtaaaacatgtttgcaggtgcccaaccctcccctaacctaagacagtggtataacatcacaatatattaacaaactataaaaaccaTCATCAGGCATGTCAGTTACATTTGTAGATACAAATTTAAAGCAGAAAAACAAGGATCAAAAACACAAATAGGTTGTTGCAAGGTACATCACCTCTGCAAAAATGACACAAAGCCAAGATCTGAGAGTATAACAGttagctagttcaaagcaaagAACAACTAAGAAAACAAATCATGTGCCTGACTAAATTTTCAATCGGTATACACCTAACATCCAATGGATCTAGTGTAAAGACATCTTTACCAGTcgaagaaaaacatgacctttttcaatgccaaattatagGTACCAACAGATAGTAGAaccatgaatgtgtatatattatatataaaacaatcatattagtttggttttaatttactCGTAGCAAAAATCAATATTGAttatataccaataaaaacaatatttaaagatctttttacagtgttgaattggtaacatTTTAAGAGCATCGATAAGTTTACCTTAGTAAGACTGTTACCTTGCAATTGTTAACTACATGTAACACATTTAAAAAGTCTGGTTCAGCTTGTTGGTCTAGTCCCAAGCCAGGTTCATATTGCATCAGCATGTTATTGTGCTATATGCAGGTCCATCATCAAATCTGTAGGACTGGTACCATCTGAACTGGAGGAAAAAATATTTCTTCTGAGAGTGATTTTTGTCAAGACTGGGACTTCGTTACAGAAAGCTAAGCATAGGGATAGTAATCAGGCTGTTTAActaacttctttataaagttttatgttttaaaaggtgGAAGACTTGGATTCTTCATGCTTTGTATATAGATCCCAGATACAACAACCAATAGTATTTTGGTGTATGGAagattttaaggtgtacatgttcacATGGCAGGTGCacctgaccttgatctcattttcatggttcagtggttatagataagtttttgtgttttggtctgttttccttatactgtatgcaaaaggtctactgtatttggtatatgaaatgattgtaaggtgtacacgtccaactggcaggtgtcatctgaccttgacctcatttgcatggtttagtagtcaaagttaagtttttgagttttggtctttttttcttatgaATGTACTTTATGCAATAgtttaactatatttggtgtatggatatattttatgatgtacatatCAGTCTCGAAgtgtttatttgaccttgacctcattctcagggttcattgctcagtgttaagtttttctAACTTTAGCTAGTAGATGATTATatttgtatggaaggattgtaagctgtatatgtctgccctgaccttgacctcattttcatggtccattggtcaatgttcaattttattggttaagtctgtttcttagaaactataagcaatctacaggtcaactatattaagatttacatgatttcttgtttggtttatatgatcTTGAGCTCttttttcttggatcatgttaagtttattttaaagttgtagaaaagctttatatttagaactatcaacataattatattaatgggtagtaaagaaggcgagacatttcagtgtgtgcacttttgttaacattttggactgcagaaaagaatttgaaaaaaaaaatgttgtcttAAATAGATGAGGTACAATCAACTATAGTATAAAACCTGTATGCAGTTGATTTTTTTGTGACAATCCAAAGCATAGGGTGCTTTTATTAATATACCCGAGGACTGTCTTAGATATTTCCACTGCATTCCTCCCATAAAGCATTGTTATTCTACCACAGTACCTATACAGgtgatttttttgtttggatACATTTTGAAGTTTTCTCACAATGGTAAAATTTTCCTCCTTTTTAACACCCTTCCTTATTTATCCTTTTGTCACAAATTTAGGCAATCAATGGAGACATCTGGGCAATGTCAGATTCATCCAATATGTTTTAAAGTATGATATCTGCTAGATAAAGTTTTGGgtacatttttatttcaatatttctattACTATAATATCTTAAGCTTGTACCTGTATAGACATTGAATTGGTGAAGTTTAAAACTTTTTGAACATATTTCTTTGCAATATTGAATcacatgaacaatgaaattgCTATCTTTGTAAATTGTATGACTTTTACTTACCCGTTTTCAAATCAACATATTCAAGCATGACGCCAAAAgaccataactctgcaaaaaatcatcagaccggaacaaaatttgaacttgatctgtaacttgtaattataaaacaataagccaaatatcaaatttaatatcCTCAAGGATGACCAAAAAAAAGAGCAAGAAACGAATTATTTGAGTGATTttttaagtccaaggaccataactctgctcaaatcatcagaccagaacaaaattcgaacttgatctgtaacttgtaaTGATATAACAATATAagaaatatcaaatcaatatctgcaagaatgaagaaaaaaagtgtggaaaactgatttgccagactgacagatggacaaacaaacagacggaATCCAAACTTAAAGTCCCCATCGACAAATCAGTAGGGGACTAATAAGCAATAGTTTCAaggtcaatagaccatgactgagggggcagggccaaataatctccatggaaatgagatgtgccaatgttaatacaactgcataccaaatatgattgacctacaaTTTGTGGTTCaccacaaactaatacattgttgatacTGCCGCTGCTGCCAAAGCCGAAAATGCATACCTTTGTCTTGCATTTTGGCTCTGTCAAGCGAGACATAATTGGTTTCTCCTCTAGCCCATGACCctcaacatattttaaaattaaactttgtctaAGTGTAAAGTTGTATTGTTGTTAGGCATATAAAAAATAGACAACTTCAAGTAATTAAAtcaatatgattttatttcaagATTAACAATATTAATCTCAGAACGATGCTAAAAAGAGTGGCAATGtagaacaattttttttctcaacattatgTTTTACAGTTATATATGTAAAGTTGCATGAAAATGAATTCATTACAATTGGCAGAAAATCAGCAGTACAGGCTTATATAGCTCAATTTGGTGATTTAAGCTCAATTGtgattacctccctttgaatttttttagtaaaaatttgATTTCTGTCAAACTAAAGCAGAAATAATTTAAGAAAGGCTGAATTTATTTCTACTAATTTTTGACTTTTTCGTGAAAACAAAATTCTAACAAAAATTGATAAATGTCAAGCCAGAATAATTGAACCTTTTTGTATAATTAAACAcagaatattaaaacaaatacacaCAAACCattgcaaataaaaacaaatctaggATTCAAATGCAAGTAATACTGCTTATTTACACATTTATATCCTATTCTATAATAACTAACAGCAACTTAAATATTGAATACACATGTTGCAACAGCTTCTTTGTCATGTGACACAATAAATACCAAACATCTTTATAACTGAAAAATACTGTaacacaaaacaataaatgtacaAAGTATAACATTCAATGACtctttaaaaaaaggaaatttcaaaacaaagACTTGTTCACGATGCTTTCATGATAGTACTGAATAATACAATCTGTTACCGGTATACCTGACATGAATTTAAAGATGACTTATAAAGTAGCCTTTAGGGATATCCAGATTTATGACTGACCAATTTTCccatattatttttctatattcatCTTGATTTGACATACAATAGATTATACAATTACTCTTTTATTACATTAACATTATAAAATATAGGATATGACagaacacaaaatgcatttaggTATATCCTATATTTTatatgctaaatatttttttcagctgATTCACACAATAAATATGACTTCCAATGATAAAAAATTCTATTTGGCAATACCTGCTTAGAGACCATTTATATCATATTACTCATCTACTTTTAAAACTAATAGCAAAATATGGTGTAATAACCTTtcaaataagtaaaatatgaattataacaCATTCAACCACTCAtcaaaatacttttgtaatttcagaaatttatgcataataaaattgagaatggaaatggggaatgtgtcaacaagagacaacaacccgaccatagaaaaaacaacagcagaaggtcaccaacaggggttcaatgtagcgagaaattccctgcattttttattgcaattttgtcattttagactaaaatgcaattttgatttttgcgatattgagaaaaatactgtttaattcatataaaaaaaaatcaaaatatgaattaaaattatTGCGATTAAAACCGTcgcatttttggcaataataaaaacatcgaaataatttctgaaaatataaattcaaCACATTCAaccacccattcattaatacagTGAGTGGACATAAATattctgaaattatattttattttcatcttaAATTTTCTATAAAACCTGATGATAACCTTATTTTCTTATCAacttgtaattttcaattcttcaTAATTACACCATTAACAAGGTACTCTTTAACAAAATTTATGTATAAACAATATTGAtcaataaaattcttttttttttcaaattggctACCTTGTCTGCAAATCAGATGAGTACCTTGTTTGTGATTAACTCTGTGATTATTTTGAGAAAGAAAACaaccattttttacaaaatataatcagATAATATCTGAATGAATACTATTGTCCACTGCCTGTATCAAGCATCACATATAAACAAGTTTGTAGTTAGTAATGCATTAGCAGTGAGGAAAGAAGTGTTTACAGCATTGACACACATGTCTAACTGATCTATCACAATAGTTCTCTTCATCACAGAACTGTTGTAATCTTCTTGTAGTTTTTTATTCACTGGGTTACCTATATCCACATAGTCTAAATCTACAAGTTCTGTATTCTCCAAACAATAAATACCACAACTGCAAGTTACCTCCCCTTCTTCAACTTCCTTTGGAACTCTCCAAAAATGATGGTAGGTACAATCAGTCTTGCCTTCTTCAGAGTCCTTGACAACTGTTTTTGCAATattctgtaaacttttacaaaccACATCTAATGCTGATAATATTGCAGACTTTGTACAATAAAACTCTTCAACAAGACTTGGCATTTCAGACAGCACCtgtgaaaacaaaacatataaaaaaatacaaatgtaaatatataaacatcCACCTTTATTCATATTAATTTTGCCATCCAACAAGTAAAATGTTTTATCAACTTTTAATGATTAAATACTAAATTTATGTATTCTACTTATGACACCACcttaattcaaacttgatctgtgttttgtggtaataagcgtTGTGTTCTAGTCTCATTACAATTGGTTGAGAAAAACTAAAGGTAGAGAGATACGACAGGGACACAAAAAGATTTGATACTGATACTGTTTACATTGTACATATTAGGTTGGGTATGAGAAAGTATTGACTATATATCTAGAACACACAGAATTTTTgccacaaaaataaattaattattgATATCGTAGAAAATCTTTGAAAGAAGTAATACTTTTTTCCTGAGATTGAAACATGTCTTCATTTCCCAGCATCCTCCTCCAGGAAATACATATGATGAGAAAGCTAATCTCTCCATGGAATGTAGTGCACTTGAACATACTGTCTGAAAAATAAGAGTAATctatttttaaactataaacaagagtgcacatgctgaaatgtctcgccttctataataatcattgatattatgttgatagtcctaagtataaagctaagctttattacaactactaaacaaagaccaatgaaccttgaaaaagaggtccaggtcagatgaaccatgccaggcagacaggtacagctaacaatgcttctatacaacatatatagttgacacattacttatagtttaagaaaaatagaccaaaacacaacaacttaacactgtgcaatgaaccatgaaaatgaggtcacggttaaataaaacctgctcgactgacataaagatcataaaatatttccatacaccaaatatagttgacctatggcatatagcattagataaaaagaccaaaactcaaaaacttaactttgaccactgaaccatgaaaatgaggtcaaggtcacatgacatctgcccggtAGACAGGTACACTTAACAagcattccatacaacaaatatagtagacctattgcatatggtatgagaaaaacagaccaaaacacaaaaatttaaccataaccactgaaccatgaaaatgaggtcaaggtcagatgacacctgccagttggacatgtacaccttacagtccttccatacaccgaatatactagcactattgcttatagtatctgagatatggacttgaccaccaaaacttaaccttgttcactgatccatgaaatgaggtcgaggtcaagtgaaaactgtctgacagacacgaggaccttgcaaggtacgcacatatcaaatatagttatcctattacttataataagagagaattcaacattacaaaaaatttgaactttttttcaagtggtcactgaaccatgaaaatgaggtcaaggacattggacatgtgactgacggaaacttcgtaacatgaagcatctatatacaaagtatgaagcatccaggtcttccaccttctaaaatataaagcttttaagaagtgagctaacgccgccgccggatcactatccctatgtcgagctttctgcaacaaaagttgcaggctcgacaaaaactgttCAGAATTATTGATCTCTATTTCATAGGCAACTACTAAAGACTATTCAATTACAACATACACAGTACCTAGGAAAGGCATTTTTAAAATGGAGAAACCACCTGTAGaggtaaataaatgtaaattacaCTTACATTTCCATTATGCAAAAACATATATGACACCCAACCTTAGTTGAGATTTTGATGTGCCTTCCCAGGGTCCCATGTATATTTTTGTGGAACAGCCATTTAAAGATGTCTGCCATCTCCTATGTGTTGTGTAAATATtaacatggttttttttcattttttaatccaTATCAAATCAATATCCTGGATAAAtgtctatttataaaaaaaacaagagtgcacacgctgaaatgtctcgccttctatactaatcattgatattatgttaatagtcctaagtataaagctaagctttaatacaactgtcgcataaactaaacattaaccaagataactaaacaaagaccaatgaaccttgaaaatgaggtcaaggtcagatgaaccatgccaggcagacatgtacagctaacaatgcttctatacaacatatatagttgacctattacttatagtttaagaaaaatagaccaaaacacaaaaacttaacactgtgcaatgaaccgtgaaaatgaggtcacggtcaaataaaacctgtgcgactgacataaagatcctaaaatatttccatacaccaaatatagttgacctatggcatatagtattagataaaaagaccaaaactcaaaaacttaactttgaccactgaaccatgaaaatgaggtcaaggtcacatgacatctacccgttagacatgtacaccttacaatccttccatacaacaaatatagtagacctattgcatatagtatgagaaaaacagaccaaaacacaaaaattcaaCTATAACCAccgaaccataaaaatgaggtcaaggtcagatgacacctgccagttggacatgtacaccttacagtccttccatacaccaaatatactagccctattgcttgtagtatctgagatatggacttgaccaccaaaacttaaccttgttcactgatccatgaaatgaggtcgaggtcaagtgaaaactgtctgacagacatgaggacctttcaaggtacgcacatatcaaatatagttatcctattacttataataagagagaattcaacattacaaaaaatctgaacttttttttcaagtggtcactgaaccatgaaaatgaggtcaaggacattggacatgtgactgacggaaacttcgtaacatgaagcatctatatacaaagtatgaagcatccaggtcttccaccttctaaaatataaagcttttaagaagtgagctaacgccgctttctcaatgataaaatatttcaaaaatattaatggAATGACTGTAGATGTGCACCATCAATACATCACCTCCACATAAAACCAACCTTTAATTCCTGTACTGATTCTCCATGATCACTGGTTAACATTAATGTTGCTACAGGAGATTCCTGTTTCTTCAGGAAAAGATAACTCTTTTTGTTGATAGTTTGATGTTCTATAGAATCTAGGTGTCCAATATCTGATAATGATACAGTAAAACTTCTCAAAGATTGTGCTCCTGGAATAAACATGCAAAGTACTGTTTAAAATTAATCTTTTAGAATCTCTAGTTCAGGCAATCATACATTTGTCATAGGTGCTACTTATTCATAATTATTGATTTAATACTATAGGCTAGCATGGAACAAATATTCAGTGGAAACTAAAAGTTTAGATTCTCGACACATTGTTTGCAATTCTTTTTATGAAGAaagatgtctttttttttgtccTAATCTTTTATCTATATGAGTTTATCCCTCAATTTTTTATGTGGTTCATTTTGTTCAATCTTTATATTGTTTTGCAGACTTTTGTTTTGCTTTTCCTCTTTTTCTTGCAAAAGTGTTGTCTACATTTTATAAACATGTGGTTATTTATTCTGTCTTTGCTTTTTGTATCTTGCCTAGTTTTGTCTTTTTCGTAAAACATGAAATATTCAACTCGTTTATCTAACAATTCTACCTAATTATTCTATAGCTGTGAAAGGAAATGTATATATGTCAACTAATGTAAATAAGAAGATACCAACATGGCTGGTAAAGGAAACAACAGTCGACCTTGTTATGTCAAAGTTTAGTCCCAGTTTTTGACACAACCGAGTTTGACACAACAAGGTTTGACTGTACTTAGTAATGTGAATGGACCCTTCAGTAATTTATCTACCAACCTGTTAATTTCAGTATAAATGGAATCATTTGTGAGCCAAGACGTTCTacaggtaaaatattttgtttatacagGTAACTTTTCACTGAAGGATGAATAACTTTCTGACAGAAAAGGACCCCAACATTTAATTCTGTACATCTATCACAAAATTTCATTATTCTACTTAAAACTGTTTTTTCTTCTGACAAatcattgaaaatttcatattctGCATCCATAATTTCTTCTGTATCACCTGTCATGGAAACGGTTACCACAGCAACAGGGATCTGATTGTTGACTTTCCTTACGTTATTCATTGCAGTCTGAGGAAGTTGATAACCTTGCAATAGCAATCCTTGATATAATTCAGAATTAGAAACAGGAAGTCCTTCAACTGGAATTATATATATGTTCTCTTCCCAGGTACCAGATCTATCCTcacaagggagataacttgcaAATACTTGAACAAGAAGCTTAGAAAAGTTATCTAAATCATACGGATTAAGTTTACACAAGGGTTTTCTACCAATTATAGTTTTCACAAAATTAGTCATTTGTTTAAGACTggatatatctatataaatttttgATGAATCAGCAGTAATGTCTTCAACAATAATCGTTAAAAATCTGTCATATAACTCTGTTAAATAAGAATTGGAAACATTAAGATTCATAGACTTAGTTGATAATAATACAGTTAACATAGAAACAAAATGTCCTCCATCAGAAAAGTGCTGCAGATGACCTTGAACGGCTGTTACAATGAGACGAATGACAGGTGTAGACACCGACAATGATTGTAGCAGACGACAAGAGGtagaggtcatggtcagatgaccTCCAACTGAATTCTGAACCATCTGGATACATCCTTTACGACATGATGATGTTACCTTCAGGAGTAAATTTAGGGCATTGACTATATCAGGACTCACAAGGTTCTGTAACTGTAAAGTTCCAGCTGCTGATTGGTCCATaattatctacatgtacaataaaacATGTCAATTAAACTCTATTAAACAGCAGTCCTTTAAAATGACATCAATGAATGCAGTTAAACTAGAATTTTCTCTTAATTAGACTAGTTTCCTGTCAGAAAAACATTGAAAGTATCTGATTGTGcatgattttgaataaaatttcggAAATGTTCTTATCCTATATGCCAATTTATTCTtaaatatgatatacattttACATGATAAAATTATCTTTAATCATACAGTGTAGGGTTTGGAGTTTGAAATGATATTACAATAGCCCATATATTTGTTTAGTCGATATCAGATAAGGTTGAGTCTACTGTATTGCCTTTCAGAATTTTAACTTTGCAAtcactttgaaaaataaagatatttattctTTTCAAAGAAGCAAATGTTTACAGAAAAATTAGGAAATAACTCTTTCATGACATGCTCTattttcattttaacatggggggtcattatatttgtcaacattTCACATTGAGCATTAGCTTCATTagaacttttgtggatagttgtctcattaatattcataccacatcttcttatttttatacagagATATGACTAGCTtttgtaaaattgaaattaaaatgcaaatgttaaaactaaaatggcaatatttaaacatttcaaatatgcATAATATTTTAAGTTCATGGGCCACGAATGAAGAAATTTGAAC contains:
- the LOC139515582 gene encoding molecular chaperone MKKS-like encodes the protein MDQSAAGTLQLQNLVSPDIVNALNLLLKVTSSCRKGCIQMVQNSVGGHLTMTSTSCRLLQSLSVSTPVIRLIVTAVQGHLQHFSDGGHFVSMLTVLLSTKSMNLNVSNSYLTELYDRFLTIIVEDITADSSKIYIDISSLKQMTNFVKTIIGRKPLCKLNPYDLDNFSKLLVQVFASYLPCEDRSGTWEENIYIIPVEGLPVSNSELYQGLLLQGYQLPQTAMNNVRKVNNQIPVAVVTVSMTGDTEEIMDAEYEIFNDLSEEKTVLSRIMKFCDRCTELNVGVLFCQKVIHPSVKSYLYKQNILPVERLGSQMIPFILKLTGAQSLRSFTVSLSDIGHLDSIEHQTINKKSYLFLKKQESPVATLMLTSDHGESVQELKTVCSSALHSMERLAFSSYVFPGGGCWEMKTCFNLRKKVLSEMPSLVEEFYCTKSAILSALDVVCKSLQNIAKTVVKDSEEGKTDCTYHHFWRVPKEVEEGEVTCSCGIYCLENTELVDLDYVDIGNPVNKKLQEDYNSSVMKRTIVIDQLDMCVNAVNTSFLTANALLTTNLFICDA
- the LOC139515603 gene encoding DNA polymerase epsilon subunit 4-like, producing the protein MAGEGETVEIITETISQKDETDISHLKNSDENKTTNLENESISEKEESDTIPAIENGTHEETETHEDQEETLEQSSSTQDQTEPSGTSESKSPNSNERLMRLPLSRIKVIMKTDPDVTLASQEAVVALCKATELFIGAISKDAVVTTLNSKRKTLQRKDLDVVLDSRDGYAFLEGTLD